The genomic DNA GTAAAAAAAGGGGCGAAGCAGGGAGAAGCTTCGCCCCTCTCGGCAGCTCATTTATTTCGTATAGCTGCCGAGGTTATCAGCGTTCACCACGGTCACGCCGGTATCGATGTCCTTGCTTTCGGTCTCTTTGCCCTTGACCTGGGCAACGAGATGTTCGACGGCCAGTTTGCCCATGGTGACGGGGCGCTGCACCATGATGCCGTTGATGTAGCCGTCCTTCACACCCTTGATGGTGTCCGGCAGGTCATCAAAGGCGAAGACAGCCACCTTGCCCTTGCGATCCGCAAATTCCTGCTCGGCAAGAACCTTGGCCACAGCCGGACCACCGACTTGGCTCATGCCAAAGATGCCGGCCAGGTCCGGGTGACCGCGCAGCAGCGCTTCGGTCACGGAGACGGCCTTGGCGAGGTCGTCTTCAGTGCCTTCGACGGCAACGATCTCGATTCCTGGGTAGGCAGTCAGCGCTTCTTTCACGCCGTCGATACGCTCGTTCAGATTGGATGCGCCAAGCTGCCCGGTCACGATGGCGATCTTGCCCTTGCCACCCAGCGCCTTGGCCATCGAGTTGCCCATCGTCACGCCGGCCTGCTTGTTGATCGTGCCGATGTACATGCTGCGGACGCTTTTGGCGCTGTCGCTGTCAAAGGTCACGACCTTGATGCCAGCTTGCATTGCTTGCTTGATCACGCCTTCGACCGACTTCGGCTCGTTCACCGAAATGGCGATGCCGTTGACCTGGCGGGCGATCAGATCTTCGATGATCTTGACTTGGGTCGCGCCCTGCGTGTTTTGCGGAACGACCCACTGGTAGCTGACACCCAGAGCATCGGCAGCGGTCTTCGCGCCGGTGTTACAGTCGTCAAAGAACGGCACGGCCACTTTCGGCACCACAGCAATCGTGATGTCCTGGGCGAACGCCGCGGTGCCCGCCATAATTGCGATGGAAGCCATCGCCGCACGAGCTGCTTTCATGAAGGTACGCATCGTCTTTCCTCCTGCCCGCTCGTTCCTGAGACGGGCCTTTGTTTGTTCTTGGTCGTAACTTTTCGTCCCGGTGTTGATCAGAAACTATTCCTTCAGCCATTTCCTCCCGTCAGTTTGTTGCGCAGCACGTCAAGGCTGACGGCGATCAGAATGACCCCGCCGGTGATTGCCTGTTGGGCATAGGTGTTGATGTTCAGCAGCACGACGCCGTTGGCGATGACGCCCACCAGCGCTGCCCCGATCACGGCCCCGGTAACGCTGCCGACGCCGCCCGCAAGGCTGGCCCCGCCGATTGCCGCTGCGGCGATCACGTCCAGTTCAGAGCCGAAGCCCGACGCCGGCTCTGCCGTCAGATAACGCGAGAACCCGATGATCCCGGCCAACGAGGCGATGGTCGACGACAGCATGTAAACCGCGAGCTTGACCCGGTTTGTCTTGACCCCGCTGAGCCGGGCCGCCTGCTCGTTGCCGCCGGTGGCATAGACGTGGCGGCCAAAGCGCGTTCGCTTCATGACCAGCGCGAACAGCACCATCAAAATCAGCATGATCACAACGGGAACGGGGACAGGCCCGACGTAACCCTGCCCCAGTAGGGAAAATGCATCGGGCGTTTCGGGCGTGACCGGGACGCCGTGCGTCACCATGTACATCATGCCACGCCCAATGCTGAGGGTTCCCAACGTGGCAATGAAGGGCGGCAGGCCGATGGCAGTGATCAAGAGCCCGTTGCTTAGACCGAAGACAATGCCCACCGCGACGCCCGCGCCAATGCTGGCGCCGGTCGAATAGCCTGCACCGAAGCACAGCGCCGTGACAAGCGAGGCAAGGCCCATCGCCGATCCGACCGACAGGTCGATGCCGCCCGTGACGATCACCATGACCATGCCAATGCTCATGATCGCGGTCAGCGAAAAAGCGCGAAAGACGCCCATGAGGTTGTTGGTGGTCAGGAAGTATGGCGTCCAAAGGCTGATGAGCGCGCCCACAATCAGCATGGCGACCAGCACGTTCACTTCGCGCACATGCCGCAGTTGGTAAAGGTCGTGCCAGATGCGAGCGGGCGACTTTTCCAGCGTCGCCTTGTTATCAGATACGGACATGCACGTTCCTCCGCTCGTGTTCACCTGGGCGCGTTCGCGTATTGTGCCGGCAGGCACAGCCGCACCGTTTGGCCCAGGCAACGTCACCGGCTGCTGATCTTGACCGCGACAGATGATAGCGCTGTCATTTCTCGCCAGCGACGAGTGGCCGTCAACCTTCATTTTGCGAATAACGGTATGCAATTTTCATCATGATCCGGGCGCTTGCGGCGAAATCCCGCTTGAAAAACGGCAAAATATCAATTTCAGTGGCGAATGCCATCCGTTGCCGGCGATGGCAGCGCTGCGATTTTGAGGCGGGAACCGCGATGAGCGTGCCTACCAGGCCGGCTGAATCAGGGGAAAGACACCAAATGCCACTGGCAAAGAGCCCCTCGACCGGCACGCTTGCAATGATACACACCGTTCCGGGGCTGATCCCGGTGCTCGAACCGCTGGCGCGGCAAAACCTGCCCTGCTGGGCGACGTTCAACATGCTGGACGAAAGCCTGCTACGCATCACGATCCGCGAAGGCGGCCTGTCGGCAGCGACGATGCGCCGCCTGACCTGCATGGTCTGGTCGGCGGTGGACGCGGGCGCGGATGCGGTCGTCGTCACCTGTTCGTCGCTTGGTCCGGCGATCGAGGCTGCACGCCTGCTCTGCCCGGTGCCGCTGTTCCGCATCGATGAAGGCATGGCGATCGAGGCAGTCGGAACCGGCCGGCGCATCGGGGTGCTGGCCACGCTGCGCACCACGCTTGACCCGACAACCAATCTGATCAGGTGCACCGCTGACCGGCTTGGGCACGATTGCGCCATCACCAGCGTCCTGTCCGAAGGCGCCTTCGACCGGTTGTCGCAAGGCGACGCTGAAGGACATGATCGCATGGTGGCGCAAAGCCTGCGTGACCTCGCCCCGCAAGTGGACGTGATACTGCTGGCCCAAGCCTCTATGGCGCGGGTGCTGCCATCGGTGCGGGAGGTGATGGGCACCCTGCCCGTTCTGACCAGCCCTGAAATCGGCATGCGTCATCTGCGCAAGGCCCTGACTGCTTGACCAACCGAAAATGGAAGAAGTGATGGAATACAGAACACTTGGCCGCTCTGGCCTGAAGGTGTCCGTCCTGACGATGGGAACATTTACATTTGGCGGCACCGGCCCCTTTGCGATGGTGGGCCAGCAAGGGGTGCGAGAAGCACGTCAGCTTGTTGATCTGTGCATCGACGCGGGCGTCAACCTGTTCGACACCTCGAACATGTATTCGAACGGCCTCTCAGAGGAAATTCTGGGCGAGGTGCTGGACGGGAGGCGCGACCAGGTGCTGATTTCGTCCAAGGCGCGGATGCGCACCGGCACCGGCCCCAACGACGAAGGCGCGTCACGCTTTCACCTGATCCGTGAATGCGAACGCAGCCTGAAACGCCTGCGCACCGATCGCATCGACATCTATTATATCCACGAATGGGACGGCACGACCCCGGTCGAGGAAAAGATGGCCGCGCTGGATACACTCGTCCAGCAGGGCAAGGTGCGTTACGTCGGCTGCTCGAACTATTCCGGCTGGCACATCATGAAATCGCTTGCCATCAGCGACCGCGACCGCCGCCCCCGCTTTGTCACCCAACAGATCCACTACACTCTCGAGGCGCGCGAGGCGGAGTACGAGTTGCTGCCGATTTCCGTCGATCAGGGGCTCGGCGTTCTGGTTTGGAGCCCACTTGCCGCTGGCCTGCTGTCGGGGAAGCACCGGCGTGGTATCGCCACGCCGGAAGGTTCCCGCCAGTCCGCAGGCTGGACGGAGCCGCCGATCCGCGACCCGGAAAGGTTGTGGAACATCGTGGATGTCCTGGTGGAAATCGGCGATGCGCATGGGGTGTCGGCTGCGCAGGTAGCGCTGGCCTGGCTGCTAAAGCGTCCCGGCGTGTCTTCGCTGGTGATCGGGGGCCGGAACGAGGCCCAATTCCGCGATAACTTCGCCGCCGTCAGCCTGCGCCTGTCGGATGAGGAACGCGCCCGCCTGACAGCGGCCAGCACCATTCCGCTGATCTACCCCTATTGGCACCAGCGCAACTTTGCCAAGGATCGTTTCTGCGAAGCCGACCTGGCCCTGCACCGACACTTTGCCGAAGAGTGACAAGCTTGCGCCCGGTCGCACCGCCTTGATGCGTGTCGCTCAAAAGTGCGCAGCGTTTCGGGCGACATGCGTCAAAACAAAGGCTTAAAGCGCGTCGCCTGAATCCGTTTCGTCGCGACGCGCTTTAGCATAAGCTGTCAGCCAGCCCAGGCCAGCCACAGTTTCGCCCGCAGGGCGATACTCCAAGCCCACGAAACCGTCATACTTCAGCGCGTCCAGCTCGCGCAGGATGCGGGCATCGTCCAATTCTCCCGTGCCCGGTTCGTTGCGCAGCGGCACGGCAGCGATCTGCACATGGCCAATAATCGGCATTAGTTCGCGCAGGCCGGTCAGTACATCGCCGTGGATGATCTGACGGTGGTAGATGTCGAATTGCAGCTTGAGGTTCGGCAGACCCATCTCGGCGATTAGATCGGCTGCCTGATTGAAATCGTTCAAGAAATACCCCGGCATGTCGCGCGGATTGATCGGTTCGATCAATACGTCGAGCCCCCTCGCTCCTGCCGCGTCGCACAGATAGGCGAGCGACGCGCGATAGGTTTTATGCGCGACAGGGTCCGCCCTGTCGGCAAGCCCGCTCATGACATGGACGCGGCCCACGCCGGTTGCCGACGCATAGGCCAGCGCCGTCCAGACCGAAGCGCGAAAGTCGTCCTGCCGATCCGGCAGTGCCGCAAGCCCACGCTCGCCGGCGCCCCAGTTTCCCGGCGGCAGGTTGAACAGCGCCTGCGTCACGCCGTTCCGCCGCAAGGCATCAGCGATGCGATGCGCATCGAACGCACAAGGGAACAGATATTCGACCGCGTCAAAGCCCGCCCCGGCGGCAGCAGCGAAGCGATCCATGAACCCGACCTCGTTGAACATCATGGTCAGGTTTGCGGCAAAACGCGGCACGATCAGTCCTCCATTCCGGGCAATTGCAGCCCGGCAATGCCCGCGATCATCCGCGCGACAGAGGCATCGTCATCCCGGCCCATTCCGGCGGCAGCCGTCATCACGAACATCTGCAAGGCCATCGAGGCGATCGGAGTCGGGAACTTCATCTCCCGTCCGATATCGGCCACGATTCCCAGGTCCTTGGTAAAGATGTCGACCGCGCTGCGCGGCGCGTAGTCGCCATCAAGGATGTGCGGAACGCGGTTTTCGAACATCCAGGAATTACCCGCCGATGCGGTTATCACCTCGTAAACCCTGGCGATGTCCAGATCCATCGCCTTGGCGAAGGTGATCGCTTCGCAGGCGGCGGCGATATGGACACCGGCAAGCAGCTGGTTCACGATCTTGAACGCTGCGCCGGTTCCGGGCTTTTCTCCTAACTCGTAAACCTTGGAGGCGATGCAATCCAGAACCGGTCGGGCATGCGCAATGCCGGCGGGCGCGCCCGATGCCATGATGGTCAGTTCGCCGGAGGCGGCGCGCGTCGCGCCGCCGCTGACCGGCGCGTCGACGTAGTTCAGGCCCAGCGCTTCGGCACGGATCGCGAAATCGCGGGCGGCACCGGGGGACATTGTCGCGCAGGACAGTATCGTGCCGCCGGAGGCCAGTGCGGCGGCCGCGCCCTCTGCACCGTAAAGCACCGTTTCAGTCTGGGCTGCGTTTACCACCAGGCAGATGGCGACGTCTGCGTCTTTGGCTGCCGCACCCGGACTGTCGGCGGTCTTGCCGCCAAGGGCCGAAAACCGCGCCATCGCATCGGCGCTCACGTCAAACCCCGTGACATCGAAACCATCACGCAGCAGCGTGGCGGCCACCCCGAATCCCATCGACCCCAAGCCGATCACACAGACTCTCAGATCGGACTTGCTGTTCATGTCAGAACCTCGGTTTCAGGATGTTTGGCATAATTGCCGGTTGAGTTTGGGCCCGATCTTGTGTTGACAACGCGCGAATGATAGCGTTGCCATTGCTTGGTTAGCCTAGGACCGGAACGAAAAGCAAGTCCCTCGTTTCGCATAGCAGTCAGGCGCTGCAGGCCCGACGATCGCCCGGAGCAGCGCGGCACAATGTTGCCCGTTCACAGAGGAAAAGGACCAGAATCTTGTTGATTGGCGCAGTTGCAGACGACATCACGGGCGCCACCGATCTTTGCCTGATGCTGTCACGCGAAGGTCTGCGGACGGTTCAGGTCATGGGTATTCCTTCACCGGGTGCCGCCCTGCCAGATGTCGACGCGGTTGTCATCGCATTGAAATCACGATCAATTCCCGCAGATGATGCCATGGCGATGTCGGTTTCCGCCCTTAGCGTACTTCTGGAACACGGGGCTCAGCAGATCCTGTTCAAATACTGTTCGACCTTCGATTCAACCGATGACGGAAACATCGGCCCGGTGGCCGAGGCGCTGATGGAAGAGATGGGTGTCGAGTTGACCATCGCCTGCCCATCCTTTCCCGCGGCAGGGCGCACAACCTACCAGGGGCATCTTTTTGTCGGCAGCCAATTGCTGTCGGACAGCCCACTGAAGGATCATCCGCTGAACCCGATGCACGACTCCAATCTCGTGCGCGTGCTGTCGCGACAGACAGCGCTGCCAGTGGGGCTGGTGGACATCGGGACGGTCAGGCAGGGTGCCGATGCCGTGCGTGCGGCCTTCGCCCGGCAACGCGCAGCGGGAAAGCGCATCCTGATCCTCGATACGCTTGCCGATGCGGATCTGCGCACGATCGGTGCCGCATGCGCCGATATGAAGCTGGTTACCGGCGGATCGGGGATTGCTCTCGGCCTCGCCGCGAATTTCGTGCAGGCGGGCAAGGTGGCTCTTCGCCCCGCAACGACCCGAATGCCCGCGCCTGCGGGCCGCGCCATCATATTGGCAGGTTCCTGTTCGGTGGCGACCCGTGACCAGATCGCGACCGCACAGGCTGCTGGCCTGCCGACGCTACCATTGAATGTCGCGGCCCTCGCCGATGGTCGCCAGACCGCCGCGCAGGTGGCGGAATGGGCGATCAGGCAGCCAAAAACCACAACGCCCGTGATCTACTCCAGCACCACCCCGGAGGCGCTGCAAGCCATCCAACGGTGCATGGGCCAGCATGAGTCCGGCGCACTGGTTGAAGAATCGCTGGCCCGTGTTGCTGCCTTGTTGCGGGATGCAGGCTTCCGCCGGTTTCTGATCGCAGGCGGGGAAACGTCCGGCGCAGTCGTCGCCTCACTGGGGGTGACGATGCTGGAAATCGGCCCAGAGATCGACCCCGGCGTGCCGTGGACCCGCAGCATCGGTTCGCCGAGCCTGGCGCTTGCGCTGAAATCCGGCAACTTCGGCGCTCCCGATTTCTTTCTGAAGGCCTGGGGCCTGCTTGAGTTGGATCCTGCACATGTCTAATGAAACCCGCGCCCGGGATGAAATTTGTCGCGTCGGTGCCTCGCTCTTCGACCGCGGGCTGACGGCAGGATCGAGCGGCAACATCTCGGTCAGGCTGCCCGATGGCGGCTGGCTGATGACGCCGACAAACGTGTCTATGGGATCGCTCGACCCCGCACGCCTGTCGCGGTTCGATGCGCAGGGGCGACTGTTGTCGGGCGACGCGCCGACGAAAGAGGCGTTTTTGCATTTTTCGATGTATGGCGAACGCGCCGATGCGGGGGCCGTGGTGCATCTGCACTCCAGCCACGCCACTGCCGTCAGCATCCTTCGCGACATCGATCCGCAGGATGTACTGCCCGCCCTGACCGCCTATTATGTGATGCGGGTCGGACGCCTGCCTCTGGTGCCCTATTTCGCGCCCGGCGACCCCGACCTGGCCCATGCGGTCAAGGCCCTTGCCAGCCGTCACCATGCGGTTCTGCTAGCCAATCACGGCCCCGTCGTGGCTGGCACCACGCTGGCCAATGCCCAGTATGCGACCGAAGAGCTGGAAGAGACGGCCAAGCTTTTCCTTATGCTGCAGAACCACGTCCTGCGCTCGCTGACCCCAGAGCAGGTGGCTGACCTGCGCGTGCGCTTCAACCTTCCCTGACCAGCCAAGATCGCAAAGACAATGACACAGACAAACGAGATGGCACAGACAATGACACAGACAAATGAGAAGATCGGTTTCATCGGCATCGGTCTGATGGGCCATGGTATGGCGAAGAACATTGTCGAAAAGGGCTTTCCATTAACCGTGGTCGCGCACCGCAACCGCGGACCGGTCGAAGATCTTGTATCGCGGGGCGCGGTCGAAGCGGCCTCGATGGAGGAGATGGCGCGCGATTGTACCATCATCTTCCTGTGCCTGACCGGATCGCCCGAAGTGGCTGCGGCAATTGCGGCACTGAAGTCCGGCCTTCAGGCGGGCAGCGTGATCGTCGATTGTTCCACTAGTGATCCGACGGTCACCCAGCGCCTTGCTGTGGAACTGGCCGTGGTCGGCGTGCATTTCGCCGATGCGCCCCTCAGCCGCACCCCGAAAGAAGCGTGGGCGGGAACGCTCGATTGTATGATTGGGGCCAAGGCGGACATCTTCGCCAGGGTTCAGCCGGTTATTGCGACATGGGCTGCCAAGATCGTGCATATCGGCGGGGTCGGCGATGGCCACCGGATGAAGCTTTTGAACAACTTCCTCTCGCTTGGCTATGCCGCGCTTTATTCCGAGGCGCTCGCGCTGTCGCGCAAGGTCGGCATTCCGGTGGCCGAGTTCGACAAGGTGATCCGCGGCGGGCGTATGGATTGCGGTTTTTACCAGACCTTCATGGGCTATGCGCTGGAAGGCGACCGCGAGGCGCATAAGTTCAGCCTTAGCAACGCCTACAAGGACATGCGTTATGTCGAATCGATGGCGAATGCCGCCACGGTAACCACGACAATGGCCAGCGCCGTGAAGAACTCTTTCGCAGTGGCAATGGCGAATGGTGGGAACGGGGCTGCTGATTACGTGCCCCACTTGTCCGATTTCATCGCGCGGGCAAACGGGATCGAATAGCCGCATGGCCGCCCCGCGGATGCCGCGGTGCGCTGGGGTTAGAGGATTCAATACTCGAGGGGAGTCTTGGGGCACCGGCGCCCTATTCAAAATCTACATCACGTTATAGAGAAAAGACATTGGCCCCCCTGCCCGTGCAAGCCCTAACCTGGATCAGAATCAGCGGAACATCAGGTGCATCTTGGCTGCGGAAATTCGACCTTATTGGCGAAACTTTATTGGTGGCGAATGGGTGGATAGTTCTGACGGGCGCTCGATCCCAATCGTCGACCCGGGCAATGGCAAGGTCATTTCTCAGGTCGCGTGCGGAGGAGCCGTTGAGATTGATCTGGCCGTTGCCGCGGCGAGGCGTTGCTTCCAGGAACGCCGGCTGCAGTCGCTGACGCCAGCAGCCCGTGGCGAACTGATGTTTGCGATTGCCGAGGAGCTCGAAACGCTTGCGGATGAGATCGCGGAGCTGGAAATCCACGACAACGGCAAGACGCGCGCCGCCGGGTACAACGAGGTGAAGCTCACCCAACGCTACCTTCGGTATTACGGTGGGATGGCCGACAAGCTGGAAGGACGGCAGATCCCGCTCGGGGAGAACGTCGTCGACTATACGATTAGAATGCCTTACGGCGTGTCCGCTCAGATCGTGCCCTGGAATGGACCGCTTCCGGTGGGCGCGCGATCTATTGCCTGCGCCCTTGTGACAGGCAACACGGTTGTGCTGAAGTCGCCGGAGGACTCGCCTCTCAGTCTCTTCGTGTTGGCAGAA from Mesorhizobium sp. M1E.F.Ca.ET.045.02.1.1 includes the following:
- the otnK gene encoding 3-oxo-tetronate kinase codes for the protein MLIGAVADDITGATDLCLMLSREGLRTVQVMGIPSPGAALPDVDAVVIALKSRSIPADDAMAMSVSALSVLLEHGAQQILFKYCSTFDSTDDGNIGPVAEALMEEMGVELTIACPSFPAAGRTTYQGHLFVGSQLLSDSPLKDHPLNPMHDSNLVRVLSRQTALPVGLVDIGTVRQGADAVRAAFARQRAAGKRILILDTLADADLRTIGAACADMKLVTGGSGIALGLAANFVQAGKVALRPATTRMPAPAGRAIILAGSCSVATRDQIATAQAAGLPTLPLNVAALADGRQTAAQVAEWAIRQPKTTTPVIYSSTTPEALQAIQRCMGQHESGALVEESLARVAALLRDAGFRRFLIAGGETSGAVVASLGVTMLEIGPEIDPGVPWTRSIGSPSLALALKSGNFGAPDFFLKAWGLLELDPAHV
- the otnC gene encoding 3-oxo-tetronate 4-phosphate decarboxylase; the encoded protein is MSNETRARDEICRVGASLFDRGLTAGSSGNISVRLPDGGWLMTPTNVSMGSLDPARLSRFDAQGRLLSGDAPTKEAFLHFSMYGERADAGAVVHLHSSHATAVSILRDIDPQDVLPALTAYYVMRVGRLPLVPYFAPGDPDLAHAVKALASRHHAVLLANHGPVVAGTTLANAQYATEELEETAKLFLMLQNHVLRSLTPEQVADLRVRFNLP
- a CDS encoding sugar-binding protein: MRTFMKAARAAMASIAIMAGTAAFAQDITIAVVPKVAVPFFDDCNTGAKTAADALGVSYQWVVPQNTQGATQVKIIEDLIARQVNGIAISVNEPKSVEGVIKQAMQAGIKVVTFDSDSAKSVRSMYIGTINKQAGVTMGNSMAKALGGKGKIAIVTGQLGASNLNERIDGVKEALTAYPGIEIVAVEGTEDDLAKAVSVTEALLRGHPDLAGIFGMSQVGGPAVAKVLAEQEFADRKGKVAVFAFDDLPDTIKGVKDGYINGIMVQRPVTMGKLAVEHLVAQVKGKETESKDIDTGVTVVNADNLGSYTK
- the otnI gene encoding 2-oxo-tetronate isomerase, whose protein sequence is MPRFAANLTMMFNEVGFMDRFAAAAGAGFDAVEYLFPCAFDAHRIADALRRNGVTQALFNLPPGNWGAGERGLAALPDRQDDFRASVWTALAYASATGVGRVHVMSGLADRADPVAHKTYRASLAYLCDAAGARGLDVLIEPINPRDMPGYFLNDFNQAADLIAEMGLPNLKLQFDIYHRQIIHGDVLTGLRELMPIIGHVQIAAVPLRNEPGTGELDDARILRELDALKYDGFVGLEYRPAGETVAGLGWLTAYAKARRDETDSGDAL
- a CDS encoding aldo/keto reductase, with the translated sequence MEYRTLGRSGLKVSVLTMGTFTFGGTGPFAMVGQQGVREARQLVDLCIDAGVNLFDTSNMYSNGLSEEILGEVLDGRRDQVLISSKARMRTGTGPNDEGASRFHLIRECERSLKRLRTDRIDIYYIHEWDGTTPVEEKMAALDTLVQQGKVRYVGCSNYSGWHIMKSLAISDRDRRPRFVTQQIHYTLEAREAEYELLPISVDQGLGVLVWSPLAAGLLSGKHRRGIATPEGSRQSAGWTEPPIRDPERLWNIVDVLVEIGDAHGVSAAQVALAWLLKRPGVSSLVIGGRNEAQFRDNFAAVSLRLSDEERARLTAASTIPLIYPYWHQRNFAKDRFCEADLALHRHFAEE
- a CDS encoding ABC transporter permease; the protein is MSVSDNKATLEKSPARIWHDLYQLRHVREVNVLVAMLIVGALISLWTPYFLTTNNLMGVFRAFSLTAIMSIGMVMVIVTGGIDLSVGSAMGLASLVTALCFGAGYSTGASIGAGVAVGIVFGLSNGLLITAIGLPPFIATLGTLSIGRGMMYMVTHGVPVTPETPDAFSLLGQGYVGPVPVPVVIMLILMVLFALVMKRTRFGRHVYATGGNEQAARLSGVKTNRVKLAVYMLSSTIASLAGIIGFSRYLTAEPASGFGSELDVIAAAAIGGASLAGGVGSVTGAVIGAALVGVIANGVVLLNINTYAQQAITGGVILIAVSLDVLRNKLTGGNG
- a CDS encoding aspartate/glutamate racemase family protein, with protein sequence MLDESLLRITIREGGLSAATMRRLTCMVWSAVDAGADAVVVTCSSLGPAIEAARLLCPVPLFRIDEGMAIEAVGTGRRIGVLATLRTTLDPTTNLIRCTADRLGHDCAITSVLSEGAFDRLSQGDAEGHDRMVAQSLRDLAPQVDVILLAQASMARVLPSVREVMGTLPVLTSPEIGMRHLRKALTA
- the ltnD gene encoding L-threonate dehydrogenase, whose product is MNSKSDLRVCVIGLGSMGFGVAATLLRDGFDVTGFDVSADAMARFSALGGKTADSPGAAAKDADVAICLVVNAAQTETVLYGAEGAAAALASGGTILSCATMSPGAARDFAIRAEALGLNYVDAPVSGGATRAASGELTIMASGAPAGIAHARPVLDCIASKVYELGEKPGTGAAFKIVNQLLAGVHIAAACEAITFAKAMDLDIARVYEVITASAGNSWMFENRVPHILDGDYAPRSAVDIFTKDLGIVADIGREMKFPTPIASMALQMFVMTAAAGMGRDDDASVARMIAGIAGLQLPGMED
- a CDS encoding NAD(P)-dependent oxidoreductase, whose translation is MTQTNEKIGFIGIGLMGHGMAKNIVEKGFPLTVVAHRNRGPVEDLVSRGAVEAASMEEMARDCTIIFLCLTGSPEVAAAIAALKSGLQAGSVIVDCSTSDPTVTQRLAVELAVVGVHFADAPLSRTPKEAWAGTLDCMIGAKADIFARVQPVIATWAAKIVHIGGVGDGHRMKLLNNFLSLGYAALYSEALALSRKVGIPVAEFDKVIRGGRMDCGFYQTFMGYALEGDREAHKFSLSNAYKDMRYVESMANAATVTTTMASAVKNSFAVAMANGGNGAADYVPHLSDFIARANGIE